A window of Exiguobacterium sp. Helios genomic DNA:
ACAAAATCGTCACAGTCGGCTTTCGTACCGGTAAACAGAATGCCCGGTTCACCTTCTATCAGAAGTAATTCAAGAGGACTTTCGGCGAGAAGCAACGGACTGAGCAGAGCGAGCGGAGCGCGAACGACCGCTGCTTCCGCGTGTGTCGCGAGTTCCATCAACCGTGGCTCGAGTTGACGGTGGATGGCGACCCGGGACAACTGACCATGATCCCGTGACCGTTCGAACAAGGACTTCCCGTGTCGCTGACGTGTCAGTTCACATAAACCCATTTTCGTAAAACCGTATACTTCGATCTGTTTCGATTCGTGCGCTGCCCGTTCCTTCAACAGTTGTGTCACCCGTGTCTGTCCTTTACTGGATCCCCTCAAAAAATCGACGGCAATCATCCCGCTGATATTTCGCAGACGGAGCTGACGCATGATTTCAATCGCTGCTGCTTCATTGATTTGATCAAACGTCCGTTTTTGTTCCTTGACGGAAACCGTCTTGCCGCTGTTGACATCAACCACGGTCATCGTTTCGACTTCTTCAATCAGCAGGTAAGCCCCGCCGTCGAGCCACACGACCCGGTCCAGTGCCTTCTCAATCGTCCGGTCCACCTGTTCCATAATCGGCAGGCGGCCTTTGATGACGGGACGTTCGACCTGAAACCCCATCTGCTCCAGGCGCTCTTTCTCCATTCTGTTCGTGACGAGTGCCTCTGTGACATGACTCAACCGCTTCGCCTCTTGAATGATCAACGGCTCATCCTGTTCAAGTGTCGTCTGCTGTAACATATGTTGATGACGTGCACGCAGTTGCTTCAATTCCGCCATCAATACCTCGACTTCGGCTTGCGCCGCTTCTGTCCGGTATAAAATCCCTTCCTCTTCCGCCACCGGAATCACTTTAGCCAGTTGCTGTTGGACGACCAAATCCAGCTTCCGGCTGAAACGCACACGGCGTCCGTACGGGAAATAGACGAGGAATCGTCCGCCATACGTGATGTTTTGTGTCACTTTATGCTGTTTCGGGGCTGCCCCTTCTTTTACGACCTGTACGAGTACGGTCTGACCGACTTGAACAGCTTGCCCGATCGTCGGAACTTCCGGATAACGGCGTAACGTCTCCAGCGTTTCATTGATCGGTAAATAAAGCGGCGTCCCGTCCGTCGCAATCAAAAATGCCGCTTCAAGCGTCGGGTGCAGGCGGTCAACTTTCGCATGCAACAAGGTACCGACCCGAAGTTCATCCCGCATCCGTTCGTGGTATTCAACGACCCGCCCCCCTTCGACCAACGCTACCCGTTCCAGGGACGGAGTCTGTTCACTAATCCATTTCATCTTCATTCCTCCATGAAAAATAGACTAGAAGCATAAAACCCTTCTAGTCTATTTTTCCCCATCTTATTTCATGCCAAGCATTTTTTTCAGTTTCACGAAAAATCCTTTTTGCGGCTGTTCCATGATGTCGAGTAACGGAACCGATTCGCCGAGAATCCGTCGTGTGATGTTCCGGTAGCCGAGACCAGCCCGGTTATCCGGATTCATCGTTACCGGTACGCCCCGGTGAGACGCCGCGATGACTTCTTCGTCATCGACGATCAAACCAAGCAGATCGATCGACAAGATACGCATGATTTCGTCGATGTCGAGCATATCTCCAGCCGCCATCATATGCGAGCGGACACGGTTAACGACGAGCTTCGGCACGATTTGACGCTCCGAACGCTCCAGCATCCCGATGATCCGGTCTGCATCCTGAACCGCAGCTTTTTCCGGTGTCGTGACAATAATGGCTTCGTCTGCACCGGCAATCGCATTCATGAATCCTTGCTCGATTCCTGCCGGGCAGTCAATCAAAACAAAGTCATACTCTAATTTTAATGAGTCAATGATGCCTTTTACCTGTTCCGGTGTGACGGATGATTTATCCTTAGACTGAGCAGCAGGTAACAGATACATCTCTTCAAAACGTTTATCACGGACGAGGGCTTGATGCAGTTTACATTGTCCGGTCACGACGTCAACGATATTATAGATACTCCGGTTGTCGAGGCCAAGTACGATATCCAGATTCCGAAGACCGATATCTGTATCGACGAGACAAACCGAATTCCCCATCAGCGCAAGTGCTGTCCCGATGTTTGCAGTTGTCGTCGTCTTACCGACTCCACCTTTACCAGATGTGACGACGATGGCACGTCCCACATGCGTTTTCGCATCTTTATGTACCTGTTCTTTCACTTGTTCCATATCTGTCACCCTCTTTCACTATCAATCGCAAATTGATCCATCCGCGCAAGCGGAACGGTTTGAAGACGAGAAAATTCGACTCCTGTTTCCCCTACAAAAGCACAACCCATTTCTAACGCCTTGATCGGCGCATCATCCGGATCTTCATGTACGAAGTCGGAAATCGAAATCCATTTTGGCTGCAGGATACTTGCCGCAATGACAGCCTGCTCGTTCCCGCCTTTTCCTGCATGAACCGTTCCCCGTAACGCCCCCAGGCAATAAATACTGCCGGTTGCGTGAACGACGGCTCCCGGATTGATGTCGCCAATGACGACGATCGATCCTTCAACATCTACGACATGCCCACTGCGGGCCGTGCCGCCAAAGTAATGAAACGTTCGGTCCCCGTAAAGAGCTTTTGCTTCATCCTTCGTCAGACACTCGCTGTCGTACCCATTAAACGAAAATGAATCATGACGCGCAACGATGGATTCGACAGCCGTCACAACGCCTTCGTCGACGTAACGGCGACCGAAGAAGAAAGTAATCGGAACGGCGCGTCCGTTCTCGACGGATTTGTCGGCAAGCGTCAATTCTAAATCGTCAAGAAATTCATCCACACTGCACCTTTCATTTACATAGACGGCGAGGCCACCACGATGGCCCTTCATCGTTACATAACGCTTACGCTCAATCATGACTCATCCTCTTTTCTCATCAAATGTGGATTGCACCAGTCGCGTCATCGGATAATACAGCACGATGATCCCAATCAACTGAGCAATGAGACTCCTTGGAATGATTTGTGTCGCGAGTTCCTTGAAGGGAACACCGACTCCTACGACCGAAGCCGTGAAGAAATAAATATCCAGTTCAAACAAAATAGCGCTGAACGTAAAGGTGACGATAATCGTTAATACGTTCTCCTTTACATATTTTAGCACGAAGCTACTAAAAAGCGGAATGGCAGATAGCGCAAATAAATAAATTCCGATGATATCCGAATAGACGAAATCATATAACAGACCGAACAGCAGTCCAAAACCAAGCGCTTGCTCAATTTTTCCATAACGCCCTAAAAACATCAACGCGATCAACGTAACATGAATGACGTAAGGAGAGCCGTCTCCAAGCGGACCTGCGAACAACGTTCCTTCCAAGATAAAAAGAAGGAACACGGCGAAAAACAACTTGATGTTATTCACTAGTGTCCCCTCCCTTGTCGGTCTCAGCGAAAGGTTCCTTCGCTTCGCGTTGAATCACGAAAACGTGACCAAACTGTTCGAAGTCTGCTGCCGGTTTGACGTATGCGATTTTCGAAGCACCGTATTGATCCGATTTCACTTGTTCGATCTTTCCGACCACGATACCACTCGGATACTTACCACCGAGTCCGGATGTCGTAACAGTCTGACCTTTTTTCAGTTTGGCGTCGTTCGGAATCTTCGTGAATTTCAAGAGATTCGTCTCTTCATCAAATCCTTCGATCGTACCGAAGACACTTTTTCCTTTCGTATCGTCCGCAACTGCTGAGACATTGTTCGTCCGGCTCGTATCTGATAACAATTGAACGAGTGATGTGTAGGCACTTGTCTGAATGACACGGCCAATTAAACCATCTGCTGTCACGACGGCCATATTGGCTTTGACACCTTGTTCTTTTCCGATATTGACCGTGACGAAGCGTTGCCATTCGGATGACGTTCGACCGATCATTTCTGCCGGCAATAACGTATAATCCCGAATCGATCCTTTTAGCTTCAACATGTCTTTTAATTCATTGTTCTCACGTTCCAAATCGCGGACTTTGACGGAATTTCCGGCATAGTCGCCCAGTCGTGATTTTAAATACTCATTTTCCTTATACACATCGCGCACTTCTTTAACCGAAGTGACCGTATCATCAATCCAGCCAATCGGTGTCGCAAAAAGACGTTGGCCAACCCCGACGGTATCGCGGACAAAACTTTGATACCAGTGGGTCTGGTTACGTCCTTGGAGCGAAATTCCGATTAAAATCACCAAAAGGAGAAAACTAAGGAGTGTGATGAGCAGTTTTCGATTATTTAAAAATCGCTTCATCGCTCATCCCGTCCTTATCTTTTTTGTGAGATGCCTGATTTCGAACGTAACACATTCATCATCTCCAATGATTTACCTGTACCGATTGCGACACAATCAAGCGCGTTTTCCGCAACGAGTGTCAAGATGCGTGTTTCATCTTCAATCA
This region includes:
- a CDS encoding septum site-determining protein MinC: MIERKRYVTMKGHRGGLAVYVNERCSVDEFLDDLELTLADKSVENGRAVPITFFFGRRYVDEGVVTAVESIVARHDSFSFNGYDSECLTKDEAKALYGDRTFHYFGGTARSGHVVDVEGSIVVIGDINPGAVVHATGSIYCLGALRGTVHAGKGGNEQAVIAASILQPKWISISDFVHEDPDDAPIKALEMGCAFVGETGVEFSRLQTVPLARMDQFAIDSERG
- the mreD gene encoding rod shape-determining protein MreD, whose translation is MNNIKLFFAVFLLFILEGTLFAGPLGDGSPYVIHVTLIALMFLGRYGKIEQALGFGLLFGLLYDFVYSDIIGIYLFALSAIPLFSSFVLKYVKENVLTIIVTFTFSAILFELDIYFFTASVVGVGVPFKELATQIIPRSLIAQLIGIIVLYYPMTRLVQSTFDEKRG
- a CDS encoding ribonuclease E/G, translating into MKWISEQTPSLERVALVEGGRVVEYHERMRDELRVGTLLHAKVDRLHPTLEAAFLIATDGTPLYLPINETLETLRRYPEVPTIGQAVQVGQTVLVQVVKEGAAPKQHKVTQNITYGGRFLVYFPYGRRVRFSRKLDLVVQQQLAKVIPVAEEEGILYRTEAAQAEVEVLMAELKQLRARHQHMLQQTTLEQDEPLIIQEAKRLSHVTEALVTNRMEKERLEQMGFQVERPVIKGRLPIMEQVDRTIEKALDRVVWLDGGAYLLIEEVETMTVVDVNSGKTVSVKEQKRTFDQINEAAAIEIMRQLRLRNISGMIAVDFLRGSSKGQTRVTQLLKERAAHESKQIEVYGFTKMGLCELTRQRHGKSLFERSRDHGQLSRVAIHRQLEPRLMELATHAEAAVVRAPLALLSPLLLAESPLELLLIEGEPGILFTGTKADCDDFVKRH
- the mreC gene encoding rod shape-determining protein MreC; the encoded protein is MKRFLNNRKLLITLLSFLLLVILIGISLQGRNQTHWYQSFVRDTVGVGQRLFATPIGWIDDTVTSVKEVRDVYKENEYLKSRLGDYAGNSVKVRDLERENNELKDMLKLKGSIRDYTLLPAEMIGRTSSEWQRFVTVNIGKEQGVKANMAVVTADGLIGRVIQTSAYTSLVQLLSDTSRTNNVSAVADDTKGKSVFGTIEGFDEETNLLKFTKIPNDAKLKKGQTVTTSGLGGKYPSGIVVGKIEQVKSDQYGASKIAYVKPAADFEQFGHVFVIQREAKEPFAETDKGGDTSE
- the minD gene encoding septum site-determining protein MinD, which codes for MGRAIVVTSGKGGVGKTTTTANIGTALALMGNSVCLVDTDIGLRNLDIVLGLDNRSIYNIVDVVTGQCKLHQALVRDKRFEEMYLLPAAQSKDKSSVTPEQVKGIIDSLKLEYDFVLIDCPAGIEQGFMNAIAGADEAIIVTTPEKAAVQDADRIIGMLERSERQIVPKLVVNRVRSHMMAAGDMLDIDEIMRILSIDLLGLIVDDEEVIAASHRGVPVTMNPDNRAGLGYRNITRRILGESVPLLDIMEQPQKGFFVKLKKMLGMK